A section of the Mesobacillus jeotgali genome encodes:
- the infC gene encoding translation initiation factor IF-3 yields the protein MLLNEGIRAREIRLIDQNGEQLGIKSKAEALEIAARVNLDLVLVAPNAKPPVGRIMDYGKFKFEQQKKEKEARKNQKIITTKEVRLSPTIDEHDFNTKLRNAIKFLEKGDKVKASIRFKGRAITHKEIGQRVLDRFSEACKEVATIESHPKMDGRSMFLVLAPKTDK from the coding sequence ATGTTACTAAACGAGGGAATTCGTGCTCGCGAAATTCGTCTGATCGATCAAAACGGCGAGCAATTAGGAATCAAATCCAAAGCTGAGGCTCTTGAGATCGCAGCGCGCGTCAATCTTGATCTTGTCCTTGTTGCTCCGAACGCGAAGCCTCCTGTAGGCCGAATCATGGACTACGGAAAATTCAAGTTCGAACAGCAAAAGAAAGAAAAAGAAGCACGTAAGAACCAAAAGATCATCACAACAAAAGAAGTACGTCTTAGCCCGACAATTGATGAGCACGACTTTAATACAAAGCTTCGCAATGCTATCAAGTTCTTGGAAAAAGGCGATAAAGTTAAAGCATCAATCCGTTTTAAAGGACGTGCTATAACACATAAGGAAATCGGTCAGCGTGTTCTTGATCGCTTCTCTGAAGCTTGCAAAGAAGTAGCGACAATCGAATCGCATCCAAAAATGGATGGCCGAAGCATGTTCCTGGTCTTAGCACCTAAAACTGACAAGTAA
- the dnaI gene encoding primosomal protein DnaI, which translates to MQNINETLKKLANNQNFQERYESLKRQVMQDQRIKEFLDENADYITREMLDGSMSKLYEFANQSKDCEKCESLAACRNMIKGYEPQLFIKGNYIDVKYDRCKKKVLYDEQQKNARLINSIYVPKEILNASFGDIELDDSGRFKAIKMAKDFIENYESGQKQKGLFLHGPFGTGKSYLLGAIANELAEKQVSSLIVYVPEFFREMKNAIGDHSVNDKLEAIKKANVLMLDDIGAETMSSWARDEILGTILQFRMLENLPTFFTSNFDLKGLEHHLTHSQRGEEEQLKAARIMERIKYLAQPVKVEGKNRRI; encoded by the coding sequence TTGCAAAACATAAATGAAACCCTAAAAAAGCTGGCAAATAACCAGAACTTCCAGGAACGGTATGAATCGCTCAAAAGACAGGTTATGCAGGATCAGCGTATAAAGGAGTTCCTGGATGAGAATGCGGATTATATTACTCGGGAAATGCTTGATGGCAGCATGTCAAAGCTATATGAGTTTGCCAACCAGAGCAAGGACTGTGAGAAATGTGAGAGCCTAGCAGCCTGCAGGAATATGATCAAGGGGTATGAACCTCAGCTTTTTATCAAAGGGAATTATATTGATGTTAAATATGATCGCTGTAAAAAGAAAGTCCTCTATGATGAGCAGCAAAAGAACGCACGCCTCATCAACAGTATCTATGTGCCGAAGGAGATCCTGAATGCGTCGTTCGGGGATATTGAGCTCGATGACTCAGGAAGATTCAAGGCAATCAAAATGGCAAAGGACTTTATTGAGAATTATGAATCCGGCCAGAAGCAGAAGGGCTTGTTTCTTCACGGCCCGTTCGGTACAGGCAAATCATATCTGCTTGGAGCAATAGCTAATGAATTGGCGGAGAAACAGGTCAGTTCCTTGATTGTATATGTGCCGGAATTTTTCAGGGAAATGAAAAATGCGATTGGTGATCATTCGGTCAACGACAAGCTTGAGGCAATTAAAAAGGCCAATGTCCTTATGCTCGATGATATCGGGGCTGAAACGATGAGCAGCTGGGCCAGGGATGAAATCCTTGGGACAATACTGCAATTCCGGATGCTCGAGAATCTTCCAACCTTCTTTACTTCCAACTTTGACCTTAAAGGCCTCGAGCATCATCTGACGCACAGTCAGAGAGGAGAAGAGGAGCAGCTGAAGGCAGCAAGGATCATGGAACGTATCAAATATCTTGCACAACCGGTAAAGGTAGAGGGCAAGAATCGAAGAATTTAA
- the rpmI gene encoding 50S ribosomal protein L35, which produces MPKMKTHRGTAKRFKKTGTGKLKRSHAYTSHLFANKSTKAKRKLRKSAIVSKGDFKRIRHMLDNIK; this is translated from the coding sequence ATGCCAAAAATGAAAACTCACCGCGGCACTGCCAAGCGTTTCAAGAAAACTGGAACTGGCAAGCTTAAGCGTTCACACGCTTACACTAGCCACTTATTTGCTAACAAGTCTACAAAAGCTAAGCGTAAGCTTCGCAAATCTGCAATTGTTTCTAAGGGCGATTTCAAACGTATTCGTCACATGCTTGACAACATTAAGTAA
- a CDS encoding sigma-w pathway protein ysdB: MILLLRLILLLLFIFLIYSGVKYVFHPKRKLELAHEQKRFFLLDDPDNVRKNFLLTYKGVLFEGEKYLGTTPSAFEVVSIFIWPKKTSALKGLVLEDFQIIERKIRESYPVAKIDWKSPIKEFMANHGPDEE, translated from the coding sequence ATGATTCTGCTTTTACGTCTGATTTTATTGCTTTTATTCATTTTCCTGATATACAGCGGAGTGAAGTATGTATTCCACCCGAAACGTAAGCTGGAGCTTGCTCACGAGCAGAAGCGCTTTTTCTTACTGGATGACCCGGACAATGTCCGCAAGAATTTCCTGTTGACTTACAAAGGTGTTTTGTTTGAGGGTGAAAAGTATCTTGGTACGACTCCTTCTGCATTTGAGGTCGTCTCCATTTTCATTTGGCCTAAGAAAACTTCTGCATTGAAGGGGCTTGTGCTTGAGGATTTTCAAATCATTGAACGAAAGATCCGTGAGAGCTACCCTGTAGCCAAAATTGACTGGAAAAGCCCGATTAAGGAATTCATGGCGAATCATGGGCCGGATGAGGAATAA
- the thrS gene encoding threonine--tRNA ligase, which translates to MADMLKISFPDGAVKEFPAGTTTEDIASSISPGLKKKAIAGMVNGKPYDLRRPIEQDAAIEIVTPDHPEALEILRHSSAHLMAQAIKRMYKDVNLGVGPVIEGGFYYDIDMEHSLSPEDLPEIEKEMKKIINENIEIVRKEVSREDAVKFFKELGDPYKLELIEAIPADEKVTLYEQGDFVDLCRGVHVPSTGKLKEFKLLSIAGAYWRGDSDNKMLQRIYGTAFFKKEDLQEHLRLLEEAKERDHRKLGKELNLFTNSQKVGQGLPLWLPKGATIRRIIERYIVDKEVSLGYDHVYTPVMGSVDLYKTSGHWDHYQENMFPVMEMDNEQLVLRPMNCPHHMMVYKNSIHSYRELPIRIAELGTMHRYEMSGALAGLQRVRGMTLNDAHIFVRPDQIKEEFKRVVQLVLEVYKDFDMNDYSFRLSYRDPEDKEKYFDDDQMWEKAQSMLKEAMDEMGLEYFEADGEAAFYGPKLDVQVKTALGKEETLSTVQLDFLLPERFDLTYIGEDGKHHRPVVIHRGVVSTMERFVAFLIEEYKGAFPTWLAPVQAQIIPVSPAVHYDYAREIQDKLKAEGFRVEIDGRDEKIGYKIREAQMQKIPYMLVVGDNEVAEKAVNVRKYGEQKSETIPFDEFLELFREEAKK; encoded by the coding sequence ATGGCAGACATGTTAAAGATTTCGTTTCCAGATGGAGCAGTGAAGGAGTTTCCGGCAGGCACAACAACTGAAGACATTGCCAGTTCAATCAGCCCGGGCCTAAAGAAGAAAGCCATTGCCGGTATGGTGAACGGGAAGCCTTATGATCTCCGCAGACCGATTGAGCAGGATGCAGCAATCGAAATCGTCACTCCAGACCATCCTGAAGCACTTGAAATTCTGCGCCACAGTTCAGCTCACTTAATGGCACAGGCAATCAAGCGTATGTATAAAGATGTGAACCTTGGAGTAGGGCCAGTAATCGAAGGCGGCTTCTACTATGATATCGACATGGAACATTCCTTATCTCCGGAAGACTTACCGGAAATTGAAAAGGAAATGAAGAAAATCATTAATGAGAACATCGAGATTGTCCGTAAAGAAGTAAGCCGAGAGGATGCAGTCAAGTTTTTCAAGGAGCTTGGTGATCCGTATAAGCTTGAATTGATTGAAGCGATCCCTGCTGATGAAAAGGTCACTCTATATGAACAGGGTGATTTTGTGGACCTCTGCCGGGGAGTGCATGTTCCTTCGACAGGCAAGCTGAAGGAATTCAAACTGCTCAGCATCGCAGGCGCTTACTGGCGCGGCGACAGCGACAACAAAATGCTGCAGCGTATTTACGGAACAGCATTTTTCAAGAAGGAAGATTTGCAAGAACACTTAAGGCTGCTGGAGGAAGCGAAAGAACGTGACCACCGCAAGCTTGGAAAAGAGCTGAATCTTTTCACCAACTCACAAAAGGTTGGGCAGGGACTTCCGCTTTGGCTTCCAAAAGGTGCGACAATCCGCCGCATCATCGAACGCTATATTGTCGATAAAGAAGTCAGCCTGGGTTATGACCATGTTTATACACCTGTGATGGGCAGTGTCGACCTTTACAAAACTTCCGGCCACTGGGACCACTATCAGGAAAACATGTTCCCGGTCATGGAAATGGACAATGAACAGCTTGTCTTGAGACCGATGAACTGTCCGCACCATATGATGGTATACAAAAATAGCATCCATAGCTACAGGGAGCTTCCGATCAGGATTGCCGAGCTTGGAACAATGCACCGATATGAAATGTCCGGCGCGCTTGCTGGTCTGCAGCGTGTACGGGGCATGACTCTGAACGATGCTCACATTTTCGTCCGCCCTGACCAGATCAAGGAAGAATTCAAGAGAGTAGTCCAGCTTGTACTTGAAGTCTACAAGGATTTTGACATGAATGATTATTCCTTCCGTCTATCCTACCGTGACCCTGAAGACAAGGAAAAGTACTTCGATGATGATCAGATGTGGGAAAAGGCTCAATCCATGCTTAAGGAAGCGATGGATGAGATGGGACTAGAGTATTTCGAGGCAGATGGCGAAGCGGCCTTCTACGGTCCGAAGCTGGATGTCCAGGTCAAAACTGCTCTTGGCAAGGAGGAAACTCTGTCAACTGTACAGCTCGACTTCTTGCTTCCTGAGCGCTTCGACCTGACTTATATCGGTGAAGACGGCAAGCATCATCGTCCGGTTGTCATCCACCGCGGCGTTGTGTCGACTATGGAACGTTTTGTGGCCTTCCTGATCGAAGAATACAAAGGAGCGTTCCCTACATGGCTGGCTCCAGTCCAGGCTCAAATCATTCCGGTTTCACCTGCAGTCCATTATGACTATGCAAGAGAAATCCAGGATAAACTGAAAGCAGAAGGCTTCCGCGTCGAAATCGACGGCCGTGACGAAAAAATCGGCTACAAAATCCGTGAAGCGCAAATGCAAAAGATTCCTTATATGCTGGTTGTCGGTGACAACGAAGTTGCAGAAAAAGCAGTTAACGTCCGTAAATACGGTGAACAAAAATCCGAAACTATTCCCTTTGATGAATTCCTGGAATTATTCAGGGAAGAAGCGAAGAAATAA
- the rplT gene encoding 50S ribosomal protein L20 yields the protein MPRVKGGTVTRKRRKKVIKLAKGYYGSKHTLYKVANQQVMKSLMYAFRDRRQKKRDFRKLWIARINAAARMNGLSYSRLMHGLKLAGIEVNRKMLAELAVSDAAAFAQLADTAKQQFNK from the coding sequence ATGCCACGTGTAAAAGGCGGTACAGTTACGCGCAAGCGTCGTAAAAAAGTTATCAAATTAGCTAAAGGTTATTACGGTTCTAAACATACATTATACAAAGTTGCTAACCAGCAGGTTATGAAATCCCTAATGTATGCATTCCGCGACCGTCGCCAGAAGAAGCGCGACTTCCGCAAACTTTGGATCGCTCGTATCAATGCAGCAGCTCGCATGAACGGTCTTTCTTACAGCCGTTTAATGCACGGCCTTAAGCTTGCAGGTATCGAAGTGAACCGCAAGATGCTTGCTGAGCTTGCAGTTAGCGATGCAGCAGCATTCGCTCAATTGGCTGATACAGCTAAGCAACAATTCAACAAGTAA
- a CDS encoding TVP38/TMEM64 family protein: MEEAWTLLLVIGESGSWFAPVLFILFHVFRQFVFIPPSVVCIAGGIVFGTVPGILYSLIGLTGASILFYFFVKKLPETMDRLSRIKKHLVGRFRELTVLQVALLRLIPVIHYQLLSFCLYERKKDFREFMIASFITNIPFVIFFTVFGKSVGEFDALAGSLLMIGLLLLAYLFREKITLIKWREFFDTSQ, from the coding sequence ATGGAAGAGGCATGGACATTGCTGCTGGTTATCGGTGAATCAGGAAGCTGGTTTGCACCTGTATTGTTTATACTTTTTCATGTTTTTCGCCAGTTTGTTTTTATTCCTCCTTCGGTGGTCTGCATCGCTGGCGGTATTGTGTTTGGAACAGTTCCGGGAATCCTCTATTCTCTCATTGGTTTGACAGGAGCGAGTATTTTGTTTTACTTTTTTGTGAAAAAACTTCCTGAGACTATGGACAGATTAAGCAGGATTAAAAAGCATCTGGTAGGACGCTTCAGGGAGTTGACCGTCCTGCAGGTCGCGCTGTTGAGACTTATACCGGTGATTCACTATCAGCTGCTGAGCTTTTGCCTGTACGAGCGAAAAAAAGATTTTAGAGAATTTATGATTGCTTCATTCATAACCAATATACCATTCGTTATCTTTTTTACAGTTTTCGGGAAGAGTGTGGGAGAGTTTGATGCACTGGCGGGGAGCTTGCTGATGATCGGACTTTTGTTGCTGGCCTATCTGTTTCGAGAGAAAATCACCCTTATAAAATGGCGTGAATTTTTTGATACGAGCCAATAG
- the ytxC gene encoding sporulation protein YtxC, producing MIEIIFQKKQDAWNFYHHLVARLASLQEKNSILLNEDRNRVQIPGDFYLKGTLFELKQCVYEFILKVKREEWLRNILAESYFYTESEEQDQILDIIYSVMEGNRKDLAPFMEVDEEQGIIKNLINEILDERVSFSFDSFVMFRLKTYFEQLSKWVEVAIDEYKMEQEYQVFLHTLRSFLKDRKPQMPYLYLVIDENMAFFNQRFTEMKRSELFKTIDRRLLVNHPVYVDSGTIAPLLSIAPQIIYLYTDDAQQPLVRTIINLFEERVQINSISAFEEEKLNFLNEDHENIR from the coding sequence TTGATTGAAATCATCTTCCAAAAAAAGCAGGATGCCTGGAATTTTTACCACCACTTAGTCGCCAGGCTTGCTTCATTGCAGGAAAAGAATTCAATTCTTCTAAATGAAGATCGAAATAGAGTGCAGATTCCAGGGGATTTTTATCTGAAGGGCACATTATTTGAACTGAAACAATGTGTTTATGAGTTTATTTTGAAGGTGAAACGGGAGGAATGGCTCAGAAACATTCTGGCGGAATCTTATTTTTACACAGAGAGTGAAGAGCAAGACCAAATCCTTGATATCATCTACTCTGTCATGGAAGGGAACAGAAAAGATCTGGCACCTTTTATGGAGGTGGACGAAGAGCAAGGAATCATTAAAAACTTAATTAATGAAATTCTCGATGAGAGGGTCTCGTTTTCGTTTGACTCCTTTGTGATGTTCAGGCTGAAGACCTACTTCGAGCAGCTTTCGAAATGGGTAGAGGTGGCAATTGATGAGTATAAGATGGAGCAGGAGTACCAGGTATTCCTGCATACTTTAAGAAGTTTTTTGAAGGATAGAAAACCGCAAATGCCTTATTTATATTTGGTGATTGATGAAAACATGGCATTCTTTAACCAGCGATTCACGGAAATGAAAAGGAGCGAACTGTTCAAAACGATTGACCGGAGATTGCTTGTCAATCACCCAGTCTACGTCGATTCCGGAACAATCGCGCCATTGCTGTCCATCGCCCCGCAAATCATTTACCTGTATACCGACGATGCGCAGCAGCCTTTAGTGCGAACCATAATCAACCTGTTTGAAGAACGGGTCCAGATTAATTCAATATCCGCGTTTGAAGAAGAAAAGTTGAATTTTTTGAATGAGGATCATGAAAATATACGATAG
- a CDS encoding DUF1294 domain-containing protein: protein MEIMILTGFVSLINLAAFILMGADKQRAMNNQYRISEKTLWNVAFFGGAIGAATGMKHFRHKTKHSQFKYGLPALAIIEIGIYIYFFMLLA from the coding sequence ATGGAAATAATGATTTTAACTGGATTTGTCAGTCTTATCAATCTGGCAGCTTTTATCCTGATGGGCGCAGATAAGCAGAGGGCAATGAATAACCAGTACCGGATCAGTGAAAAAACACTGTGGAATGTTGCTTTTTTTGGGGGAGCGATTGGAGCAGCTACTGGAATGAAGCATTTCAGGCATAAAACAAAGCATTCGCAGTTCAAGTATGGTCTGCCTGCCCTTGCGATTATAGAGATTGGTATTTATATATATTTCTTTATGCTATTGGCATAA